From Topomyia yanbarensis strain Yona2022 chromosome 1, ASM3024719v1, whole genome shotgun sequence, one genomic window encodes:
- the LOC131681975 gene encoding uncharacterized protein LOC131681975 isoform X2 — translation MSQRRKHTEGFDCEGCERSNSADNMVQCDACQGWYHLDCANVSPGVENRRWHCTACPPVTSKPMKSGNKKTATSGLTPRELSDASSKKGGKASDCRGKETPLVTSGVLKGSSMGGASSVSNWTPKKHPENSKQAVILDRSVRTSSSQALAQKALLRLKEKQELEERKLENQQRELEKARERLRKEKELEEEENAITKERLEMLEKFMEEKHDLEEQLAIDEVSSQRSSNSVTSLTRRWLKDQLSRNGSKQQEAINETVENEEYPATLPSGFAHESEERKRALAAKPLRRKPEAPTESVTIGKTPPGDGSRDGAASSFNYNETPIMQLSANQIAARQLWPKKLPTFSGDPEEWPIFYSSYLDSNTACGFTPVENVIRLRECLKGPARDAVVTKLMFPHAVTSIIETLRRLYGRPELLVKNLLGKVRRLETPKPERLDSLINFGMAVQQLCDHLEAANLRSHLTNPTLLEELVDKLPAAIKLDWVRHKRAFKDPSLKQFGEFMDRLVVDASEVTILVHPKNESVQTERSRQNQRTHIYTHNDIIATADNAPPRKPCPICAKLDHRVRNCADFKQMSLDARWRAIDENRLCTVCLFDHGNWTCKSRFYCNVGNCRARHHPLLHREEIATVMKADCKAHQLSTAIILFRVVPITLFNGWKSIDTFAFLDEGSSHTLIDASVTRSLGVVGVSEPLELTWTSNVVRKECSSERVDLVISARGGLERYKLVAARTVGALNLPKQSLRLNELTKQFKHLKDVPVVPFENAEPKVLIGLRNLDLFAPIESRVGRPGQPIAVKSALGWTIYGPCGCNKDQDSFIGLHGHISNAEQELNEMIRQQFMLEDTGIAPITLPESAENARARQILEKTTIRENGRFVTGLLWKSDEICFPDSLPMATKRLKNLERKLAKDAELRQNVHKQIREYIENSYAHKATQEELGTANSNRVWYLPLNVVAHPRKPHKTRLVWDAAAKVDGVSLNSQLLKGPDLLVLLPGVICKFRERRIGFGGDIEKMFHQIRIKPEDTHSQRFLFRFDESQTPDVYIMDVATFGASYSPCSAQHVMHRNADESREEFPEAVAAIKEKTYMDDYFDSADTPEEASHRAQQVKLIHSRGGLNMRNWISSSDEVLQHLKEPSQQRLLSIDCNEEEKGQRVLGIAWDSRKDIFVFSTSWHGELAPYVLEDKRPTKRIALRIIMSLFDPLGLLAPFLIHGRMLIQDLWRLNLGWDTEIANREYEKWRQWVHLLPGISSLEIPRCYFGNAHSNLYESLQLHVFTDASELGYGCAAYFRVLINREVRVALVMARSKVAPLKYQSIPRMELQAALLGARMMHTVSNNHTLPIREKYVHTDSEVVLAWIRSQHRNYKQFVAYRVGEILSLTEPENWRHVPSKENLADCLTKWGKDTVPESNGRWLNGKNSFLYQDMENWPKQKQIAETPEELRAHLLLHHVAVPESLIDIGRFSKWNVLLRTVALLGRFISNCRRKCKGFPIEVVKATECQCKLLQRTTSVEIVPLRQQEYLKAEQYLWRIAQRDFYPDETRILLNNRDEPQLGKWVNLEKTSPLYRLSPFADQFGVIRVEGRTANASYATFDARFPVILPKGHLITTLLLNDYHCRFGHANRETVVNEVRQRFYILNLRATVGKVMRECQRCKITKCQPQYPRMAPLPEERLTPFVRPFCYVGVDYLGPLDVSVGRRKEKRYVAVFTCLVTRAVHLEVAHCLSTDSCIMAVRRFIRRRGSPVEICSDNGTNFVGASNELIKQIKNINNGCADTFTDARTKWTFNPPSAPHMGGVWERMVRSVKEALRALDDGRKLNDEILLTVLTEAECFINSRPLTYMPQESAGEEAITPNHFILGSSSAAHDPLRTPVDWAAALRSSYQRSQYLSEAAWNRWLKEYFPTLNKRPKWFEESKPVQVGDLVYVAEGSRRTWIRGKVQQVIVGSDGRIRQAVVRTSSGRELKRPVVKLAVMEVAAGGFCEEPSNPHQDPRGGGCSGIAAALTTDETVKDFE, via the exons ATGTCGCAGAGAAGGAAGCATACGGAAGGGTTTGACTGCGAGGGGTGCGAACGGTCAAACTCGGCGGACAACATGGTTCAGTGCGATGCGTGTCAAGGTTGGTACCACCTGGACTGCGCGAATGTTTCGCCAGGAGTGGAGAATCGTCGGTGGCACTGTACAGCGTGCCCTCCAGTAACTTCCAAACCGATGAAGTCTGGCAATAAGAAAACTGCTACTAGCGGCCTGACCCCGAGAGAGTTAAGCGATGCTAGCTCGAAGAAGGGTGGTAAGGCCAGCGATTGCAGAGGAAAAGAGACGCCGCTGGTTACCAGTGGAGTATTGAAGGGTTCGTCGATGGGTGGTGCGTCGTCTGTCAGCAACTGGACGCCGAAAAAGCACCCAGAAAACTCGAAGCAGGCTGTTATTCTGGATAGATCCGTGCGCACCTCCAGTTCTCAAGCTCTAGCGCAGAAAGCGCTGTTACGTCTAAAAGAGAAACAGGAATTGGAAGAGCGAAAGCTAGAAAACCAACAGCGTGAGTTGGAGAAAGCACGGGAGCGCCTGCGAAAGgaaaaggagctggaagaagaGGAAAATGCGATAACCAAGGAGCGATTAGAGATGCTGGAGAAGTTCATGGAAGAGAAGCACGATTTAGAGGAACAACTTGCGATCGATGAAGTATCTTCCCAGCGCAGTTCCAACAGCGTTACATCATTGACACGGAGATGGTTGAAAGACCAACTGTCGCGTAACGGATCTAAACAGCAAGAGGCGATAAATGAAACAGTGGAGAACGAAGAATACCCCGCTACGTTGCCATCAGGGTTCGCGCACGAATCGGAAGAACGAAAACGAGCTCTAGCGGCTAAACCTTTAAGACGCAAGCCTGAAGCGCCGACGGAAAGTGTTACGATTGGGAAAACCCCCCCAGGTGATGGAAGTCGTGACGGCGCGGCATCGAGTTTTAACTACAATGAAACGCCCATTATGCAACTGAGTGCAAACCAGATTGCCGCGAGACAGCTATGGCCGAAAAAGTTGCCAACGTTTTCGGGAGATCCCGAAGAGTGGCCCATATTCTACAGCAGCTACTTGGATTCAAACACTGCATGTGGATTCACACCGGTAGAAAACGTCATTCGACTGAGAGAATGTCTCAAGGGTCCGGCACGCGATGCGGTGGTGACGAAGCTGATGTTCCCACATGCAGTTACGTCGATAATAGAAACCCTTCGAAGGTTGTACGGACGGCCGGAGTTGCTCGTGAAGAATCTTCTGGGAAAAGTCCGGCGCTTGGAGACACCGAAACCGGAACGATTAGACAGTCTCATCAATTTCGGAATGGCAGTTCAACAGCTGTGCGACCATCTCGAAGCCGCGAACCTTCGGAGCCATCTGACAAATCCGACATTGCTAGAAGAACTCGTGGATAAGTTGCCGGCAGCGATTAAGCTCGATTGGGTTCGGCACAAGCGAGCGTTCAAAGATCCGTCGCTAAAGCAGTTTGGTGAGTTTATGGACAGGCTGGTGGTAGATGCTAGTGAGGTGACCATTCTCGTGCATCCGAAGAACGAAAGTGTCCAAACAGAACGATCCAGACAGAACCAAAGGACTCATATTTACACACACAACGACATTATTGCCACAGCTGATAACGCTCCGCCCCGGAAACCGTGTCCGATCTGTGCTAAATTGGATCATCGTGTACGGAACTGCGCTGATTTCAAACAAATGAGTCTTGATGCACGTTGGAGAGCAATAGACGAAAACAGGCTTTGCACCGTGTGCCTTTTCGACCACGGTAACTGGACCTGCAAGTCCAGATTCTACTGCAACGTCGGAAACTGCCGTGCACGGCATCACCCATTGTTACATCGAGAGGAGATAGCGACTGTGATGAAAGCTGACTGCAAGGCTCATCAGCTATCAACGGCGATTATTTTATTCCGAGTTGTACCGATCACGCTGTTCAATGGTTGGAAGAGTATTGACACCTTTGCCTTCCTTGATGAAGGTTCCTCTCACACTTTGATCGATGCAAGTGTAACGCGCAGCCTCGGAGTCGTGGGGGTCTCAGAGCCACTGGAGTTGACGTGGACTTCGAACGTGGTCCGCAAAGAGTGTTCGTCGGAGCGGGTAGACTTGGTAATTTCAGCTAGAGGGGGACTGGAACGGTACAAACTCGTGGCGGCGCGCACAGTTGGCGCACTGAACCTACCGAAACAAAGCTTGCGGTTAAACGAACTGACCAAACAGTTCAAGCACCTCAAGGACGTCCCCGTGGTGCCATTTGAGAACGCTGAACCAAAAGTGCTTATCGGTTTACGGAACCTTGATCTGTTTGCCCCGATCGAGAGCCGAGTAGGTCGACCAGGGCAACCAATTGCAGTGAAGAGTGCTCTCGGCTGGACAATTTATGGACCATGCGGATGCAATAAGGACCAGGACTCATTTATAGGACTCCACGGACATATATCCAACGCAGAACAAGAGCTGAACGAGATGATCCGGCAACAATTTATGCTAGAAGACACCGGGATCGCACCTATTACACTACCGGAGTCGGCGGAAAATGCACGAGCGAGACAAATCTTAGAAAAAACCACGATTCGAGAGAATGGAAGATTTGTAACCGGACTATTATGGAAGAGTGACGAGATATGCTTCCCAGACAGTCTACCGATGGCGACAAAAAGACTAAAGAATCTTGAGCGTAAACTGGCCAAGGATGCCGAACTAAGACAAAACGTACACAAACAAATTCGCGAGTATATTGAGAACAGCTACGCACACAAAGCGACGCAGGAGGAGCTGGGTACAGCCAATTCCAACCGTGTATGGTATCTACCGCTAAACGTGGTGGCGCACCCTAGAAAACCACACAAAACGAGGCTCGTATGGGATGCGGCTGCGAAAGTAGACGGTGTGTCGCTGAATTCTCAACTGTTGAAAGGGCCAGATCTACTTGTGTTGCTACCGGGAGTAATCTGCAAATTTCGCGAAAGGCGTATCGGGTTTGGAGGCGACATCGAAAAGATGTTTCATCAAATCCGAATTAAGCCCGAAGATACTCATTCTCAACGATTCCTGTTCCGCTTCGATGAGAGTCAAACACCAGATGTCTATATTATGGACGTTGCAACATTCGGTGCCTCTTACTCGCCATGTTCGGCGCAGCACGTAATGCATAGAAATGCGGACGAAAGCAGAGAGGAATTTCCCGAAGCAGTTGCAGCCATTAAAGAGAAAACATATATGGATGACTACTTCGACAGTGCAGACACGCCAGAAGAAGCATCGCACCGAGCACAGCAAGTGAAACTGATCCATTCTCGAGGCGGATTGAACATGCGGAACTGGATCAGCAGCAGTGACGAGGTCCTGCAACACCTAAAGGAGCCATCTCAGCAAAGGCTGCTTTCTATCGATTGCAACGAGGAAGAGAAAGGACAACGGGTTCTTGGAATAGCGTGGGACTCgagaaaagatatttttgtatTCTCAACAAGCTGGCACGGTGAGCTGGCTCCGTACGTGCTAGAAGACAAGCGGCCAACGAAACGGATCGCTCTGCGCATTATCATGAGCCTCTTTGATCCCCTAGGGTTGCTCGCACCCTTCCTGATTCATGGGCGGATGTTGATTCAAGATCTCTGGCGGCTCAACTTGGGTTGGGACACCGAAATAGCCAACAGAGAGTACGAAAAGTGGCGACAATGGGTTCACCTGCTTCCCGGCATCAGTAGCCTAGAGATCCCGCGCTGTTATTTCGGAAACGCTCATTCCAACCTCTACGAGTCGCTACAGCTGCACGTTTTCACCGACGCTAGCGAATTGGGATACGGTTGTGCCGCGTACTTCCGCGTCTTGATAAACCGAGAAGTACGAGTAGCCTTAGTTATGGCTAGAAGCAAAGTGGCCCCGCTTAAGTACCAATCCATTCCGCGGATGGAACTACAGGCGGCGCTCTTGGGAGCGAGAATGATGCACACTGTAAGCAACAACCACACACTGCCAATCAGAGAAAAGTACGTGCATACAGACTCAGAAGTGGTACTTGCCTGGATTCGCTCGCAACACCGAAACTACAAACAGTTTGTCGCGTACCGAGTCGGAGAAATTCTGTCGTTAACAGAGCCGGAGAACTGGCGACACGTGCCTTCAAAGGAAAATTTAGCGGACTGCTTGACAAAGTGGGGCAAAGATACGGTGCCCGAATCGAACGGAAGGTGGCTCAATGGCAAGAATTCGTTCCTCTACCAGGACATGGAAAACTGGCCGAAACAAAAGCAGATAGCGGAAACTCCCGAGGAGCTGAGAGCTCACCTTCTATTGCACCATGTTGCGGTACCCGAAAGTCTGATAGACATTGGACGGTTTTCAAAGTGGAACGTGCTGCTTCGAACTGTGGCATTACTGGGTCGGTTCATCTCGAATTGTCGTCGGAAGTGCAAAGGATTTCCAATCGAAGTCGTTAAGGCTACTGAATGTCAATGCAAGCTTTTACAACGCACGACTTCGGTCGAAATCGTCCCGCTGCGTCAGCAAGAGTACTTAAAGGCCGAACAATATCTATGGCGAATAGCGCAGAGGGATTTCTATCCGGACGAAACTAGGATTCTGCTAAACAACCGAGACGAACCGCAATTAGGCAAATGGGTGAATCTTGAAAAAACTAGCCCATTATACAGACTGTCCCCCTTCGCTGATCAGTTCGGTGTTATCAGAGTTGAAGGCCGGACGGCCAATGCAAGTTACGCGACATTCGATGCCCGGTTTCCAGTAATACTACCAAAAGGTCACTTAATCACCACATTGCTACTGAACGATTACCATTGCCGGTTCGGCCACGCTAATCGGGAGACGGTAGTCAACGAGGTCCGCCAGCGATTTTACATTCTTAACTTGCGAGCGACGGTGGGCAAGGTCATGAGAGAATGTCAGCGCTGTAAGATTACAAAGTGTCAGCCACAGTACCCGCGAATGGCACCTCTTCCCGAAGAACGTTTGACACCATTTGTCAGACCGTTTTGTTATGTGGGTGTGGACTACCTAGGACCACTTGACGTGTCGGTTGGACGTCGCAAGGAGAAAAGATACGTGGCCGTTTTCACGTGTTTGGTCACGCGTGCCGTCCATTTAGAAGTAGCCCACTGTCTATCTACAGACTCGTGTATCATGGCAGTGAGAAGATTCATCCGCAGGCGAGGATCGCCAGTGGAGATATGTTCGGACAATGGTACCAACTTCGTCGGAGCAAGCAATGAGCTGATCAAGCAGATCAAGAATATCAACAACGGATGCGCAGACACGTTTACTGATGCGCGCACTAAATGGACGTTCAACCCACCGTCTGCGCCCCACATGGGCGGCGTGTGGGAACGAATGGTGAGGAGTGTCAAAGAAGCTTTGCGCGCTCTCGACGACGGGAGAAAGCTGAACGATGAAATATTGCTCACGGTGCTGACTGAGGCGGAATGTTTCATAAACTCGCGGCCCCTAACGTACATGCCGCAAGAGTCGGCGGGCGAGGAAGCGATCACACCGAACCACTTTATTCTCGGAAGCTCGTCGGCAGCTCACGACCCGCTTCGGACTCCAGTCGACTGGGCTGCGGCGCTGAGGAGTAGCTATCAACGGTCACAATATCTGTCAGAAGCAGCATGGAACCGTTGGCTGAAGGAGTATTTCCCGACACTAAACAAACGACCGAAGTGGTTCGAAGAGAGCAAGCCAGTACAGGTTGGAGATTTGGTTTACGTAGCAGAGGGGAGTAGACGAACGTGGATACGCGGAAAGGTGCAGCAAGTTATTGTAGGAAGCGATGGCAGAATCCGTCAGGCAGTAGTGCGAACGTCGAGTGGCAGAGAGCTGAAGCGACCGGTAGTCAAGTTAGCGGTTATGGAGGTGGCAGCTGGTGGATTCTGTGAGGAGCCCAGTAATCCTCATCAGGATCCACGGGGCGGGGGATGTTCTGGCATCGCTGCAGCACTCACTACAGATGAAACAG TGAAGGATTTTGAGTAA